TTGCGACCTTCTCCGGCAGTCGCGAGACGTCGCGCTTTGCCGTCGGCGTCCACTCGACCCGGTACGGGTCGGCCATCAGCGGCGCCCGCGGACCAGCGCGAGCGCCTCGTCCTTGCTGAGCTCCGTCGCGGCACCCGCCTCGACCTCCGCCTGCGACTTGCGCAGGCGACGCATCAGCGGCTTGTCCGAGAGGATCTCCAACGTCTCCTCGAGACCCTCAAGGTCCTCGATGCTGAGAACTACCGCCGCGGGTCGGCCGTGCTTCGTGATGACCACGCGTCCGTGCTCACGCTCCAGCCGC
This DNA window, taken from Mycobacteriales bacterium, encodes the following:
- a CDS encoding type II toxin-antitoxin system Phd/YefM family antitoxin, with product MTSAAEHLPLADVKNRLSEVVERLEREHGRVVITKHGRPAAVVLSIEDLEGLEETLEILSDKPLMRRLRKSQAEVEAGAATELSKDEALALVRGRR